In Methylophaga thalassica, one genomic interval encodes:
- a CDS encoding DUF3549 family protein yields MSENTITTLSEFLEQSGAHYRVFDMGRRVTKLSAKKFTRFEAAEVPYPYPFQRTALFGIIFWHPQFTDRHYVWFLKFPLDEQGLLIQAARDEFLVMVLDRVGEYLLAAADGKYIEGALKDSPYSFNPREDRMAAFNAQATKSLSLRPSSFYEAAYDYFTGQKPFDSWQVLGMQGVADIAVRTDDKTLTKALIQTLPQLPPQPFHMLTSFMENAEPANNMVEALQWRLKNELEQNQPDITEVCACLRAVSNTSAQGMVESMVKQTLMSDISRHIEVLAVIAGRCWKVLESSELCQLFVEKLAVNEAGYEGFSHILADLMFMPGMRELVMTALRNPNRSAELTQQVGTMFGS; encoded by the coding sequence ATGAGCGAAAATACTATTACCACCCTGAGTGAGTTTCTGGAGCAGAGTGGCGCCCATTACCGCGTCTTTGATATGGGCCGTAGAGTCACCAAACTGAGTGCTAAGAAATTTACTCGTTTTGAAGCGGCTGAAGTACCTTATCCGTATCCATTCCAACGTACCGCTCTATTTGGCATTATCTTTTGGCATCCACAATTCACAGACAGACACTATGTCTGGTTTCTCAAGTTTCCTCTCGATGAACAGGGCCTATTAATTCAGGCCGCTCGCGACGAGTTTCTGGTAATGGTGCTGGATAGGGTAGGTGAGTATTTACTCGCTGCTGCTGATGGCAAGTATATTGAAGGCGCATTAAAAGATAGTCCTTATAGCTTCAATCCACGCGAAGATCGGATGGCGGCTTTTAATGCACAGGCAACCAAAAGTCTCAGCTTAAGACCTTCATCATTTTACGAGGCAGCATACGACTACTTTACTGGTCAGAAACCGTTTGATAGTTGGCAAGTTCTTGGCATGCAGGGCGTTGCCGATATTGCGGTGAGAACTGATGATAAAACGCTGACAAAAGCGTTAATTCAAACCTTACCCCAGCTTCCACCTCAACCCTTTCATATGCTGACTTCATTTATGGAAAATGCTGAACCAGCGAATAATATGGTTGAGGCTTTGCAGTGGCGGCTTAAAAATGAGTTAGAGCAAAATCAGCCTGATATAACTGAGGTTTGTGCTTGTCTGAGGGCTGTTTCTAATACCTCTGCTCAGGGCATGGTTGAGAGTATGGTCAAGCAGACGCTTATGTCTGATATCAGTCGTCATATTGAAGTGTTAGCCGTGATTGCCGGTCGTTGCTGGAAAGTACTTGAGTCTTCGGAACTGTGTCAGCTATTTGTTGAAAAACTCGCTGTTAATGAAGCTGGTTATGAAGGCTTTAGCCATATACTGGCAGATTTAATGTTTATGCCTGGTATGCGTGAATTAGTGATGACAGCATTACGCAACCCAAACCGTTCAGCCGAGTTGACCCAGCAAGTGGGTACAATGTTTGGCTCTTGA
- a CDS encoding glycosyltransferase family 9 protein, with protein sequence MKILLLRMMGLGDVASILLPAAKIMRQRYPDAELDVMTFNVGAELMGLMPEIDKVHMVTSEQWPSEMQEALPRFIDLAEYLAYEEYDQIINLDTWFMPCVLARCLKDMGLPVAGNYLQMSMQELFSSLLTFEIQQSYVQQPWQYIESTFPNMAQWFERWWDKPEYAEMAYPQFYLNQCCQFPETIDISLDSFDKTVTFPCGERQRVIALSTSGRIASKQYPYKDELKRLLEAEGYYVWSEFNGEVSMDVTLGRLAKTDLLITVATATQWLARLVDCPSYMITGPLPPSILGAEVSAEKHIDCQYCAQSKCHLDTPFACMDIKPDLIVQQVKSFFNDKDKVQ encoded by the coding sequence ATGAAAATCTTATTATTAAGGATGATGGGCTTAGGTGATGTGGCTTCCATATTATTACCTGCAGCCAAGATAATGCGACAACGCTACCCTGATGCCGAGCTGGACGTGATGACATTTAATGTTGGCGCTGAACTCATGGGCTTGATGCCCGAAATTGATAAAGTGCATATGGTGACGTCAGAACAGTGGCCGTCTGAAATGCAGGAAGCCTTACCTCGCTTTATTGATTTGGCCGAATATCTTGCTTACGAAGAATACGATCAGATTATTAATCTTGATACTTGGTTTATGCCTTGTGTGCTGGCTAGATGTCTTAAAGATATGGGGTTGCCCGTCGCGGGTAACTACCTGCAAATGTCGATGCAAGAGCTATTTTCATCATTGTTAACCTTTGAAATTCAACAATCATATGTTCAACAGCCATGGCAATACATAGAAAGTACCTTTCCTAATATGGCCCAGTGGTTTGAGCGTTGGTGGGATAAGCCTGAATATGCTGAAATGGCCTATCCACAGTTTTACCTAAATCAGTGTTGTCAGTTCCCTGAAACTATCGATATTTCTTTGGATAGCTTTGATAAAACTGTGACTTTTCCATGCGGTGAGCGGCAAAGAGTTATTGCTTTATCGACTTCTGGACGTATTGCCAGTAAACAATATCCCTATAAGGACGAATTGAAGCGTTTACTGGAAGCTGAAGGTTATTATGTGTGGAGCGAGTTTAATGGTGAAGTGAGCATGGATGTCACGCTCGGGCGTTTGGCGAAAACGGACTTATTAATTACCGTAGCAACAGCGACACAGTGGTTAGCCAGGCTGGTTGATTGTCCATCTTATATGATCACTGGCCCTTTGCCTCCATCCATTCTCGGAGCAGAAGTCTCAGCAGAGAAACATATTGATTGTCAGTATTGCGCACAAAGTAAGTGTCATTTGGATACGCCATTTGCCTGTATGGATATCAAACCAGATCTTATTGTGCAGCAGGTGAAAAGCTTCTTTAATGACAAAGATAAAGTGCAATAA
- a CDS encoding MarC family protein, with amino-acid sequence MLDYTEYTKFLVSLIAIVNPLGIIPIYISLTADYSSAERAKIARTVIIAATTILLVTAFLGQWILEFFGISINSFRVGGGIMLLLMGIGMLHNTSKGLKQNHELAQQSGESIAVVPLAMPLLAGPGAISTVIINAYKGHGVAHYSIIALDIILLGLLLWILLLLVPWIARRMSTNGINIATRIMGLILAAIAVEFIANGLKGLFPALAG; translated from the coding sequence ATGCTCGACTATACTGAATATACAAAATTTCTGGTGTCCTTAATCGCCATTGTTAATCCACTAGGTATTATTCCCATTTACATCAGTCTGACGGCTGATTACAGCAGTGCTGAGCGTGCAAAAATAGCACGGACTGTGATTATCGCTGCCACAACCATTCTTTTAGTCACTGCCTTTTTAGGGCAGTGGATTTTAGAGTTTTTTGGCATCAGTATTAACTCGTTTCGTGTTGGTGGTGGCATTATGCTGTTACTGATGGGTATTGGCATGCTTCATAACACCAGTAAAGGCCTGAAACAAAATCATGAACTGGCCCAGCAGTCAGGTGAGTCCATTGCTGTTGTTCCTCTTGCCATGCCTCTTCTTGCCGGTCCGGGTGCAATCAGTACCGTCATCATTAATGCTTATAAAGGTCATGGCGTTGCCCATTACAGTATTATCGCCCTGGATATCATCCTGCTGGGCTTGTTGTTATGGATTTTATTATTGTTGGTGCCATGGATAGCCCGCCGTATGTCTACAAATGGTATCAATATCGCTACACGTATTATGGGGCTTATTCTGGCTGCTATTGCGGTCGAGTTTATTGCGAATGGTTTAAAAGGCCTGTTCCCTGCCTTAGCAGGGTAA
- a CDS encoding pyridoxamine 5'-phosphate oxidase family protein, translating to MGQKFDALSDRLIEFIQQQHLFFVGTATEHSRVNISPKGMDSLRVLTPNRVIWLNVTGSGNETAGHIQQHPRMTIMFCAFSGKPMILRLYGTASVIHQNDAEWHELFYLFDPLPGARQIFDLNIDLVQTSCGMAVPFFDYNGEREQLNNWAEKKGTTGIEDYWREKIAKQLMVSPHILKIRI from the coding sequence ATGGGACAGAAATTTGATGCGTTATCTGATCGCTTAATCGAATTTATTCAGCAACAACATCTCTTTTTTGTTGGCACAGCGACGGAACATAGTCGTGTGAATATTTCACCAAAAGGTATGGACTCACTTCGCGTTCTGACCCCGAACAGAGTCATTTGGCTCAATGTAACCGGCAGCGGTAATGAAACAGCAGGCCATATTCAGCAACATCCCCGAATGACCATTATGTTCTGTGCCTTTAGCGGTAAGCCCATGATTTTGCGTCTCTATGGTACTGCCAGCGTGATTCATCAAAATGATGCCGAATGGCATGAATTATTCTATTTGTTTGATCCACTTCCAGGTGCCCGACAAATATTTGATCTGAACATTGATTTAGTCCAAACCTCTTGTGGCATGGCAGTTCCTTTTTTCGACTATAACGGTGAACGTGAGCAGCTTAATAATTGGGCTGAAAAAAAAGGGACTACAGGGATTGAAGACTATTGGCGAGAAAAAATAGCAAAACAATTGATGGTATCACCACACATATTGAAGATAAGAATCTAA
- the def gene encoding peptide deformylase translates to MTKLFDIFQLGHPILRQPTERVEDIMNPAFQSQLDKLMDFVMEKGGMGIAAPQVGISQRFFIMSSHPNARYPHAPDVPAFFVINPEIISTSNTQEKDWEGCLSLPGIRGLVPRHTQIHVRYQTRQAEWVETRYDGFLARVFQHEFDHLQGHVFLDRVESTYEVMMEHEWQKQIVENRKGL, encoded by the coding sequence ATGACAAAACTTTTCGACATTTTTCAGTTAGGCCATCCGATTCTTCGTCAACCTACTGAAAGAGTTGAAGACATCATGAATCCCGCCTTCCAGTCACAACTGGATAAGCTGATGGATTTTGTGATGGAAAAAGGCGGCATGGGTATCGCCGCACCACAAGTAGGGATTTCACAGCGTTTTTTTATCATGTCATCCCATCCGAATGCCCGTTATCCTCATGCACCGGATGTGCCTGCTTTTTTTGTTATTAACCCAGAAATCATTTCCACCTCAAATACACAAGAAAAAGACTGGGAAGGTTGCCTTAGCCTACCCGGTATCCGTGGATTAGTGCCTCGTCATACTCAGATTCACGTTCGTTATCAAACCCGCCAGGCTGAATGGGTTGAAACCCGATATGATGGTTTCCTTGCCCGTGTTTTTCAGCATGAGTTTGATCATCTGCAAGGTCATGTTTTTCTTGATCGGGTGGAATCGACTTATGAGGTGATGATGGAACACGAATGGCAAAAACAAATCGTCGAAAACAGAAAAGGCTTATAA
- a CDS encoding 2OG-Fe(II) oxygenase — protein sequence MKPLIHPTEATYDYIADAIADKGYCVLPQLLHANMNNALQQRVMNLDEDDFKRAGIGREQDFQLNNTVRRDETRWLTLDNSIDKAYLDQMAEFRLAMNRRLFMGLFDYEAHYAHYARGAFYKKHVDAFKGESNRVLTTVLYLNPEWQEADGGQLFIYAADSDTVIESVNPNFGCFVIFLSEQFPHEVVKSYRDRYSIAGWFRLHDPLQAPLI from the coding sequence TTGAAGCCGTTAATTCACCCCACAGAAGCCACCTATGATTACATTGCTGATGCCATAGCTGATAAAGGCTATTGCGTCCTGCCACAGCTTCTCCATGCTAATATGAATAATGCATTACAACAACGTGTGATGAACCTGGATGAAGATGACTTCAAACGTGCAGGTATTGGCCGTGAACAGGACTTTCAGTTGAATAACACTGTTCGTCGTGATGAAACCCGCTGGCTAACGTTGGACAACAGTATTGATAAAGCTTATCTCGATCAGATGGCTGAGTTTCGTCTGGCTATGAACCGTCGCTTGTTTATGGGCTTGTTTGATTACGAAGCCCATTATGCGCATTACGCACGGGGGGCTTTTTATAAAAAACATGTCGATGCATTCAAAGGTGAATCTAACCGGGTATTAACCACCGTGCTCTATCTCAATCCTGAATGGCAAGAAGCTGATGGTGGTCAGTTATTCATTTATGCAGCAGATTCAGATACCGTCATTGAAAGCGTTAACCCAAACTTTGGCTGTTTTGTAATTTTTCTCAGTGAGCAATTTCCACATGAAGTAGTCAAAAGCTACCGAGATCGTTACAGTATTGCAGGTTGGTTCCGATTACATGATCCGTTACAAGCACCTTTAATATGA
- a CDS encoding nucleoside recognition domain-containing protein, giving the protein MLNIIWMAFFLIAFVVALIKLLVLGDQLIFTQLMQAMFELAKTAFEIALGLTGVLALWLGIMKIGERSGFIQLLTYALTPLFQRLMPDVPKNHPAIGAMVMNISANALGLDNAATPLGIKAMKELQTLNPFKDTASNAQILFLVINTSAVTLFPVTIFTYRAQMGAANPTDVFIPILIATYISTLVGLLSVAWVQKINLLDRVVLAYLGGFTAVVFALLLYFSNLPQQDMVNQSSLISNVILFSLVIVFITAAWIKKVNAYDAFIDGAKEGFETAITIIPYLVAMLVAIGVFRASGAMDMLAEGLRHLVLSLGLDDRFIEALPTALMKPFSGSGARAMMVDTMQTYGADSFAGRLSSIVQGSTETTFYVLAVYFGSVGIKHIRHAIGCGLAADFAGILAAITVAYWFFG; this is encoded by the coding sequence ATGCTGAATATCATCTGGATGGCTTTTTTCCTTATCGCCTTTGTTGTCGCACTGATTAAATTATTAGTGCTGGGCGACCAGTTGATATTTACTCAACTGATGCAAGCCATGTTTGAACTGGCTAAAACTGCTTTTGAAATAGCATTAGGACTCACCGGCGTGCTTGCCTTGTGGCTCGGCATCATGAAAATTGGCGAACGTAGCGGCTTTATACAATTACTGACCTATGCCCTAACGCCATTATTCCAGCGCCTCATGCCGGATGTTCCCAAAAACCATCCCGCTATCGGTGCAATGGTAATGAATATTTCTGCTAATGCATTGGGCTTAGATAATGCAGCAACCCCGCTTGGCATCAAAGCCATGAAAGAATTGCAGACGTTAAATCCTTTTAAGGATACCGCCAGTAATGCACAAATACTTTTTCTGGTCATCAACACATCTGCGGTGACGTTATTCCCAGTCACCATATTTACCTACCGGGCACAAATGGGCGCCGCCAACCCAACCGATGTGTTTATTCCAATTCTGATCGCAACCTATATTTCAACCCTGGTTGGATTACTCAGTGTGGCATGGGTGCAGAAGATTAATCTCTTGGATCGGGTTGTTCTGGCCTATCTTGGCGGGTTCACAGCCGTCGTTTTTGCTTTATTGTTGTACTTTTCTAACTTGCCACAACAGGACATGGTGAACCAATCATCGTTAATCAGTAATGTAATTTTATTTTCTCTGGTGATTGTCTTTATTACTGCAGCATGGATAAAAAAAGTAAATGCTTATGACGCCTTTATTGATGGTGCTAAAGAAGGTTTTGAAACAGCCATTACCATTATTCCCTATCTTGTGGCCATGCTGGTAGCCATTGGTGTTTTCCGGGCCAGTGGTGCAATGGATATGCTGGCAGAAGGATTACGCCATCTAGTACTTAGTCTGGGATTGGATGATCGTTTTATAGAAGCACTGCCCACGGCATTAATGAAACCCTTCAGTGGCAGTGGTGCCAGAGCCATGATGGTCGATACCATGCAAACCTATGGTGCCGACTCGTTTGCTGGACGTCTGTCCTCCATTGTTCAAGGCAGCACCGAAACGACTTTTTACGTATTAGCCGTGTATTTTGGTTCGGTCGGTATCAAACATATTCGCCACGCGATTGGCTGTGGACTTGCCGCAGATTTTGCTGGCATTTTAGCGGCTATCACTGTGGCCTATTGGTTTTTCGGCTAA
- a CDS encoding DEAD/DEAH box helicase — MSTEQLDSIPSFSELGIAPAIVKAIKEAGYETPSPIQAQSITPLLEGRDLLGQAQTGTGKTAAFSLPLLSRLNDRQKTPQILVLTPTRELAIQVAEAMQGYGRHMKNFHVLPVYGGQSMGIQLRQLQRSPQVIVGTPGRILDLIRRGKLPLEDLKALVLDEADEMLRMGFIDDVETILKETPENRQVALFSATMPKPIHRVAQRYLKDPVDVHIQSKTSTVDTITQRYWQVTGLHKLDALTRILEVENFDGMIIFVRTKNATVDLSEKLEARGYASSPLNGDMNQALREKTIERMKAGKIDILVATDVAARGLDIERMSHVVNYDIPYDTESYVHRIGRTGRAGRKGEAILFVSPREKRMLGAIEKATKQTITRMQLPSSEDIADRRVMAFKQDLTETIESQDLAFFENLIRQYQEEHNADPIEMAAALAFQVQKARPLNPPVVHSERKQPRERAERSDRPERANRGERGMRSERPPRAERSPRRQTSHQAEEGMKTYRIEVGTEQNVEPKHIVGAIANEAGMDSRMIGRITINQDHSLVDLPDGMPKDIFQHLRKVWVNNKQLEISLPDSDADTSSARAERKPRRAGPLPAKTKKRPAIAAKKQRKANRD, encoded by the coding sequence ATGTCCACAGAACAACTTGACTCGATCCCCTCATTTAGTGAGTTGGGTATCGCTCCCGCTATTGTCAAAGCAATCAAAGAAGCCGGTTACGAAACACCGTCACCCATTCAAGCACAAAGTATTACGCCTTTATTAGAAGGTCGTGATTTACTGGGCCAGGCCCAAACCGGTACAGGTAAAACTGCCGCGTTTTCTCTGCCGCTATTAAGTCGTTTGAATGACCGTCAAAAAACACCTCAAATTCTGGTACTCACCCCAACACGTGAGTTAGCTATTCAAGTCGCAGAAGCGATGCAAGGCTACGGCCGCCATATGAAAAATTTCCATGTTTTACCCGTTTACGGTGGTCAAAGCATGGGGATTCAACTACGCCAGTTACAACGTAGCCCACAGGTTATCGTCGGCACGCCTGGTCGTATTCTTGATTTGATCCGTCGTGGCAAATTACCACTCGAAGATCTGAAAGCACTTGTGCTGGACGAAGCTGATGAAATGCTGCGCATGGGTTTTATTGATGATGTTGAAACCATACTGAAAGAAACGCCAGAAAATCGTCAGGTTGCGCTGTTCTCAGCAACAATGCCAAAACCGATCCATCGGGTAGCTCAGCGTTATTTAAAAGATCCAGTGGATGTCCACATCCAGTCAAAAACATCGACGGTTGACACGATCACACAACGTTACTGGCAAGTCACCGGTTTACATAAACTGGATGCGCTTACCCGTATTCTGGAAGTCGAAAACTTCGATGGCATGATCATCTTTGTCCGTACCAAAAATGCGACCGTTGATCTGTCTGAAAAGCTTGAAGCTCGCGGTTATGCCAGCTCACCATTAAATGGTGATATGAATCAGGCTTTACGTGAAAAAACCATCGAAAGAATGAAAGCCGGCAAGATTGATATCCTGGTTGCCACCGATGTGGCTGCACGTGGTCTGGATATTGAGCGCATGAGTCATGTCGTCAATTACGATATTCCTTACGACACTGAATCTTACGTTCACCGTATCGGCAGAACAGGTCGTGCCGGTCGTAAAGGTGAAGCCATTTTATTTGTCTCACCACGTGAAAAACGCATGTTGGGCGCGATTGAAAAAGCGACCAAACAAACCATCACCCGCATGCAATTGCCAAGCAGCGAAGATATTGCTGATCGCCGTGTGATGGCTTTCAAACAAGACTTAACGGAAACTATCGAGTCACAGGATTTGGCCTTTTTTGAGAACCTGATTCGTCAGTATCAGGAAGAACATAATGCAGATCCGATTGAAATGGCTGCAGCATTAGCCTTTCAAGTGCAAAAAGCGCGCCCATTAAATCCTCCCGTTGTCCATTCAGAGCGTAAGCAACCCAGAGAGCGTGCTGAGCGTAGTGACCGTCCTGAAAGAGCAAATCGTGGTGAACGTGGTATGCGTTCAGAAAGACCACCCAGAGCAGAACGTAGTCCTCGTCGCCAAACGTCCCATCAAGCTGAAGAAGGCATGAAGACGTACCGGATTGAAGTCGGTACAGAACAAAATGTTGAGCCTAAACACATTGTCGGTGCTATCGCCAATGAAGCTGGCATGGATAGTCGCATGATTGGTCGTATTACGATTAATCAGGATCACAGTCTTGTTGATTTACCAGATGGTATGCCAAAAGATATTTTTCAGCATTTAAGAAAAGTCTGGGTTAACAATAAACAGCTTGAAATTAGTCTGCCTGATTCAGATGCTGATACTTCTTCAGCAAGAGCTGAAAGAAAGCCACGTCGGGCAGGACCACTGCCAGCAAAAACCAAAAAGCGTCCAGCCATAGCCGCAAAAAAGCAAAGAAAAGCGAATCGCGACTAA
- a CDS encoding dodecin: protein MSEHTYKLIELTGSSSESSDQAIQNAIKKAGETVKHMHWFEVIETRGYIENDGVKYWQVTIKVGFRIED, encoded by the coding sequence ATGAGTGAACATACATACAAACTGATTGAGTTAACCGGTAGTTCCAGTGAAAGTTCAGATCAGGCTATTCAAAATGCTATCAAAAAAGCTGGCGAAACCGTCAAGCATATGCACTGGTTTGAAGTGATTGAAACACGTGGCTATATTGAAAACGATGGTGTGAAATACTGGCAGGTCACGATCAAAGTCGGATTTAGAATCGAAGATTAA
- a CDS encoding dihydrolipoyl dehydrogenase, translating to MTQATQTDVIIIGAGTAGLAALKQVQKETDNFLLINEGEYGTTCARVGCMPSKLLIEAANAYHHRHTFAEFGIQHADQLTIDIAAVFERVRHLRDYFVSSTLSSIRDIEDKVITGRACLKGPNTISVNDQLITTKKIIIATGSRPIVPADWEQIGNKKILTTNTLFEQKNLKPRMAVIGLGAIGIEMAQALSRLGIKVTAFGAESLLAGLTDKKVSDVLKQALAEEFDIFTEAKADLIETETGVKVVSEHNEVEVDQVLVAVGRRPNLDGMGLNTLDVSLDDKGMPEINPNSTQVEGTAVFIAGDAGANKMLLHEVADEGRIAGHNVVSDGINAYCRRTPLSVVFSEPGAAVVGLSHAELEEQNIVIGEVDYADQGRARAAQRNKGLMRIYLDKESGKLLGAEMACPAAEHMAHTLALAISQELTATQVLAMPIYHPVLEEGMRTALRHANKQLQASHGFDLSRCDAFQAEALD from the coding sequence ATGACACAAGCAACCCAGACCGATGTCATTATCATTGGGGCAGGTACGGCCGGCTTAGCAGCCCTCAAACAAGTACAGAAAGAGACTGATAATTTTTTGTTAATTAACGAAGGCGAGTACGGCACTACCTGTGCCCGAGTCGGCTGTATGCCATCCAAGCTGCTTATCGAAGCGGCCAATGCGTATCATCATCGTCATACTTTTGCTGAGTTCGGTATTCAACACGCCGATCAACTGACGATTGATATCGCTGCTGTATTCGAGCGGGTTCGTCATCTGCGAGATTATTTTGTATCAAGCACATTATCATCCATTCGTGATATTGAAGATAAGGTCATTACCGGACGCGCCTGTCTTAAGGGGCCGAACACGATCAGTGTTAATGATCAGTTAATCACCACAAAAAAAATAATCATCGCTACGGGTTCCAGACCGATAGTGCCGGCTGACTGGGAACAGATAGGCAACAAAAAAATACTGACAACAAATACCTTGTTTGAACAAAAAAACTTAAAACCCAGAATGGCGGTGATAGGTCTCGGGGCAATCGGTATTGAAATGGCGCAGGCTTTGTCACGATTAGGCATCAAAGTGACCGCCTTTGGCGCAGAATCTTTATTGGCAGGACTAACAGATAAAAAGGTCAGTGATGTGCTAAAGCAAGCTTTGGCTGAAGAGTTTGATATTTTCACTGAGGCCAAGGCCGATCTTATTGAGACGGAAACTGGTGTGAAAGTGGTTAGTGAGCATAATGAAGTCGAGGTGGATCAGGTTTTGGTCGCTGTAGGTCGTCGCCCTAACCTAGATGGGATGGGATTGAATACGCTGGATGTGAGTCTTGACGACAAAGGCATGCCAGAAATTAACCCAAATTCAACGCAAGTTGAGGGAACGGCTGTCTTTATTGCCGGTGATGCCGGTGCGAATAAAATGCTGTTGCATGAAGTTGCCGATGAGGGCCGCATAGCGGGTCATAATGTTGTGAGCGACGGTATCAATGCCTATTGTCGACGAACTCCTTTAAGTGTGGTGTTCAGTGAGCCGGGAGCTGCGGTCGTTGGTTTATCTCATGCTGAGCTTGAAGAGCAGAATATCGTGATTGGTGAAGTGGATTATGCTGATCAGGGAAGGGCACGGGCGGCACAACGTAATAAGGGATTGATGCGAATATACCTGGATAAAGAGTCTGGCAAGCTTCTTGGTGCTGAAATGGCCTGTCCTGCCGCAGAACATATGGCACATACCTTGGCTTTAGCAATCAGTCAGGAACTGACGGCAACTCAGGTGCTGGCGATGCCGATTTATCATCCGGTGCTGGAAGAGGGAATGCGGACGGCCTTGCGACACGCGAATAAACAATTACAAGCTTCACATGGCTTTGATTTATCGCGCTGTGATGCTTTTCAGGCAGAAGCCTTGGATTAA
- a CDS encoding ABC-F family ATPase: MLSTANITMQFGAKPLFENVSVKFGDGNRYGLIGANGCGKSTFMKILAKQLEPTSGNVMRDVNESFAILKQDQFAYENERVIDVVIMGQPELYEVHIERDRIYNLPEMSEEDGLKVAELEGQYAEMDGYTAESRAGELLLGVGIPVEQHYGPMSEVAPGWKLRILLAQVLFADPDIMLLDEPTNHLDINTIRWLEDTLNQRNSTMIIISHDRHFLNSICTHMADMDYGELRIYPGNYDEYMLASTQARERLMADNAKKKAQIKELQGFVARFSANASKAKQATSRQKQMEKIQLEDIKPSSRVNPFIRFDQEKKLFRNALEVSKITQFYESDESSLFKDFSFMTEVGEKIAIIGPNGIGKTSLVKTLVGELPPKAGEVKWSENANIGYYAQDHDHLFKDDLTLFEWMSQWAGPEDDEQVIRGTLGRLLFSGHSIDKKANVLSGGEKGRMLFGKLILQRPNILVMDEPTNHMDMESIESLNMALEQFEGTLIFVSHDREFVSSLATRVFDMEADGITDFRGSYDEYLKSLGVTN, encoded by the coding sequence TTGCTTAGTACCGCAAATATCACCATGCAATTTGGTGCCAAACCCCTATTTGAAAATGTGTCCGTCAAATTTGGCGACGGCAACCGTTATGGTCTTATTGGCGCTAATGGTTGTGGTAAATCCACCTTTATGAAAATTCTTGCTAAACAACTGGAGCCAACATCAGGCAACGTGATGCGTGATGTGAATGAGTCCTTTGCTATATTAAAGCAGGATCAGTTTGCCTACGAAAATGAACGCGTCATCGATGTGGTGATCATGGGCCAACCTGAACTGTATGAAGTCCATATTGAACGTGACCGTATCTACAACCTGCCAGAAATGAGCGAAGAAGATGGCCTCAAAGTAGCCGAACTGGAAGGCCAATATGCTGAGATGGATGGCTATACCGCTGAGTCCCGTGCAGGCGAACTGTTATTAGGTGTCGGCATTCCTGTCGAACAACACTACGGTCCGATGAGTGAAGTCGCACCGGGTTGGAAGTTACGTATTTTGCTGGCCCAGGTGCTGTTTGCCGACCCAGACATCATGCTGTTGGATGAGCCGACTAACCACTTGGACATCAATACTATCCGTTGGTTGGAAGATACCCTTAATCAGCGTAACAGCACCATGATTATTATTTCGCATGACCGCCATTTCCTGAACAGTATTTGTACGCATATGGCCGATATGGATTATGGTGAGCTGCGAATCTACCCGGGTAATTATGATGAATATATGCTGGCATCAACACAGGCCCGCGAACGTCTGATGGCTGATAACGCCAAGAAAAAAGCCCAGATAAAAGAACTACAAGGCTTTGTCGCTCGCTTCTCAGCAAACGCATCCAAAGCCAAACAAGCGACATCTCGCCAGAAACAAATGGAAAAAATCCAGCTGGAAGATATCAAACCTTCCAGCCGGGTCAATCCCTTTATTCGTTTTGATCAGGAAAAGAAATTATTCCGTAATGCCTTAGAAGTCAGCAAAATCACCCAGTTCTATGAATCGGATGAATCCTCGTTGTTTAAAGACTTTAGTTTCATGACAGAAGTCGGTGAAAAAATTGCGATCATCGGACCCAACGGTATTGGTAAAACCAGTTTAGTCAAAACACTGGTAGGTGAGCTGCCACCTAAAGCCGGTGAAGTAAAATGGTCAGAAAATGCCAATATTGGTTATTACGCACAAGATCATGATCACCTGTTTAAAGACGATTTGACACTGTTTGAATGGATGTCTCAATGGGCAGGTCCAGAAGATGATGAACAAGTCATCAGAGGCACGTTAGGTCGTTTACTTTTTTCTGGTCACAGCATTGATAAAAAAGCCAACGTCTTATCCGGTGGTGAAAAAGGTCGTATGTTATTCGGTAAATTGATTTTGCAACGACCTAACATCCTGGTCATGGACGAACCTACTAACCATATGGATATGGAATCGATTGAATCGTTAAATATGGCATTGGAACAGTTTGAAGGCACACTGATTTTTGTCAGCCATGATCGTGAATTTGTCTCTTCATTAGCAACACGTGTGTTTGATATGGAAGCCGATGGCATCACCGATTTCCGCGGCAGCTATGATGAATACCTGAAAAGCCTCGGTGTCACCAACTAG